A stretch of the Kroppenstedtia eburnea genome encodes the following:
- the mmsA gene encoding multiple monosaccharide ABC transporter ATP-binding protein: MGILLEMKDISKSFPGVMALADVNFRVKKGEIHALCGENGAGKSTLMKVLSGVHPFGSYSGEVRFQGELCKFRDIKESENLGISIIHQELALIPEMTISENVFLGNEQSQSGVIDWIQTTIKTKELLEKVNLQESPGTLIKHIGVGKQQLVEIAKALAKKVKLLILDEPTAALNEADSENLLNLLFQLKGQGVTSIIISHKLNEISRVADSITILRDGRTIETLEREKGEITEHRIIKGMVGRSLSNLYPKRSARIGEKVLEVDNWTVYHPVQSERKIIDDVSLHLKKGEVVGVAGLVGAGRTELMMSIFGQSYGRKTAGRIKKDGQEVVLDNVSQAIRQGIAYVTEDRKAYGLILKDDIKTNITLPSLHKLSRRGVIDDHMEVKEAESYRRRLNIKSMGVSQTTENLSGGNQQKVVLGKWMMVEPDVLILDEPTRGIDVGAKYEIYSIINQLAESGKGICIISSELPEILGICDRIYVMSEGKITAEFSREETTQEMLMKYMTDGRGDLHEDFEQTHTD; this comes from the coding sequence ATGGGAATCCTGTTGGAAATGAAGGATATTTCAAAATCATTTCCAGGTGTGATGGCCCTTGCAGATGTCAATTTCAGGGTAAAAAAAGGGGAAATTCACGCCTTATGTGGGGAAAATGGTGCGGGTAAGTCGACATTGATGAAAGTGCTCAGCGGTGTCCATCCCTTTGGATCCTATTCAGGAGAGGTCCGATTCCAAGGAGAGTTGTGCAAATTCAGGGACATCAAGGAGAGTGAGAATTTAGGCATCTCAATTATCCATCAGGAGCTGGCTTTGATACCTGAAATGACGATCTCAGAAAATGTTTTTCTCGGTAACGAGCAGTCTCAATCCGGCGTGATCGATTGGATCCAGACGACGATAAAAACGAAAGAACTGTTGGAAAAAGTGAATTTGCAGGAATCCCCAGGGACATTGATCAAGCACATAGGTGTTGGAAAACAGCAATTGGTGGAGATTGCAAAAGCGCTGGCAAAGAAAGTCAAACTGTTGATTCTCGATGAGCCGACGGCAGCTTTGAATGAAGCCGACAGCGAAAATCTTTTGAATTTGTTGTTCCAGTTAAAAGGGCAAGGGGTCACTTCCATTATCATTTCTCACAAACTGAATGAAATCTCCCGGGTGGCGGACTCGATCACGATCTTACGGGACGGACGAACGATTGAGACCCTTGAGAGGGAAAAAGGAGAGATCACGGAGCATCGAATCATCAAAGGGATGGTGGGGAGAAGTTTGTCCAATTTATATCCGAAAAGAAGTGCACGCATCGGAGAGAAAGTTCTTGAGGTGGACAATTGGACGGTTTACCATCCTGTGCAAAGTGAACGAAAAATAATCGATGATGTTAGTCTTCATCTCAAAAAAGGGGAAGTTGTCGGGGTCGCCGGGCTGGTGGGAGCAGGCCGAACCGAATTGATGATGAGTATTTTTGGCCAATCATATGGGCGCAAGACTGCAGGGAGGATAAAAAAAGACGGGCAAGAGGTGGTGCTGGACAACGTCAGCCAAGCGATACGACAAGGGATCGCCTATGTGACGGAAGATCGAAAAGCCTACGGGTTGATCTTAAAGGACGATATAAAGACCAATATCACCCTGCCCAGTCTGCACAAACTATCCCGCCGTGGGGTGATCGATGATCATATGGAAGTGAAGGAGGCGGAGAGCTATCGCAGGAGGCTGAATATTAAGTCGATGGGTGTTTCGCAGACAACAGAGAATTTAAGTGGTGGAAATCAGCAGAAGGTGGTTCTGGGGAAGTGGATGATGGTGGAGCCGGATGTCCTGATTTTGGATGAACCGACGCGGGGCATCGATGTCGGTGCCAAATATGAGATCTACTCCATTATCAATCAACTGGCGGAAAGCGGTAAGGGGATTTGCATCATCTCATCTGAGTTGCCGGAGATTTTAGGTATATGCGATCGGATTTATGTTATGAGCGAAGGGAAGATCACCGCTGAATTCAGCAGAGAGGAAACGACGCAAGAAATGTTGATGAAATATATGACAGATGGCAGGGGGGATCTGCATGAAGACTTTGAACAGACTCATACAGACTAA
- the mmsB gene encoding multiple monosaccharide ABC transporter permease has protein sequence MKTLNRLIQTNLRQYGMIVALLFIVILFQILTSGVLLNPLNVTNLILQNSYILVLAIGMVMVIITGHIDLSVGSVAAFIGAMAAILMVQFNLHPLLAGILCLLLGALIGAWQGFWVAYIRIPAFIVTLAGMLLFRGLTMIALQGQSIAPFPDAFKQISSGFIPDFADGGNFHLLSLITGLGLSLLFVYTEVKNRKKEQSYDFTVSPTPFFITKVIGMVVIVTLFSYLLATYKGIPNILLLMLVLIVGYSFMMKKTVIGRHIYAVGGNEKAAELSGIKTKRVTFWVFVNMGVLSALSGLIFAARLNAATPKAGNLFELDAIAAAFIGGASAYGGIGTVVGAIIGGLVMGVMNNGMSIIGLGVDWQQAIKGLVLLCAVAFDIFTKNRSISWIRFGKLRRKQQESRSVQS, from the coding sequence ATGAAGACTTTGAACAGACTCATACAGACTAACTTAAGGCAGTACGGCATGATTGTAGCGCTGCTGTTTATAGTCATACTCTTTCAAATTTTGACGTCCGGAGTCTTGCTCAATCCATTGAACGTGACCAATCTGATCCTGCAAAACAGCTATATCCTGGTGTTGGCGATCGGTATGGTCATGGTGATCATCACCGGCCACATCGATCTGTCGGTCGGTTCGGTGGCAGCTTTTATCGGTGCCATGGCGGCTATTTTGATGGTTCAATTCAACCTTCACCCCCTGTTGGCAGGGATTCTCTGTCTGTTGCTCGGAGCTTTGATCGGGGCGTGGCAAGGCTTTTGGGTCGCTTACATCCGAATTCCCGCATTTATAGTCACCCTTGCAGGTATGCTGCTGTTCCGCGGATTAACCATGATTGCGTTACAAGGTCAATCGATTGCTCCCTTTCCGGATGCGTTTAAACAGATCAGTTCAGGGTTTATTCCCGACTTTGCGGACGGGGGGAACTTTCATCTCCTTTCTCTCATCACAGGATTGGGACTCTCCTTACTCTTTGTTTATACAGAAGTGAAAAACAGGAAGAAAGAGCAGTCATACGATTTCACAGTCTCCCCCACGCCCTTCTTCATCACTAAAGTGATCGGAATGGTGGTGATCGTCACTCTCTTTTCGTATCTATTGGCGACATACAAAGGAATTCCCAATATTTTACTTCTGATGCTCGTATTGATCGTGGGATACAGCTTCATGATGAAAAAAACAGTCATCGGTCGTCATATTTACGCAGTCGGAGGGAATGAGAAGGCGGCGGAATTGTCCGGGATCAAGACCAAACGGGTCACCTTCTGGGTTTTTGTGAACATGGGTGTACTGTCAGCCTTATCGGGGTTGATCTTTGCCGCCCGTTTAAACGCGGCCACTCCAAAAGCGGGAAACTTATTTGAACTGGACGCGATTGCCGCCGCCTTTATCGGCGGAGCTTCCGCCTATGGTGGAATCGGCACGGTGGTGGGTGCGATTATAGGTGGTTTGGTGATGGGTGTCATGAACAATGGGATGTCAATCATCGGCTTGGGTGTGGACTGGCAACAAGCGATCAAAGGGCTCGTCTTACTCTGCGCCGTGGCTTTTGATATATTTACCAAAAACCGATCCATATCATGGATTCGCTTCGGAAAATTGCGGAGAAAACAACAGGAGAGCCGTTCCGTTCAGTCGTGA
- a CDS encoding ABC transporter substrate-binding protein, protein MAKSLGTWSAIVLIIALFWAGLTESAPADPQTVNGKTRLMLWTFVEQHGQFYQEMAKRWNQRHPDRQIALEVENVPDLHNKLQLSLYTGVAAPDIADIEVNSFPNFLRGEPQLIPLNDLVEPVKSQFVESRFDIYSKEGTYYGLPFHVGATVMYYNREILEQAGVDADEIDTWDDFIEAGKRVKKATGKWMITIDTSEQWTYHPLVIQRGSDFLDEHGNVMLDDPIQQQTLQFLYDLIYKHQIARPAPGGNHHAEEYYGFMNKGGAAAVQMPLWYMTRFTDYMPDLKGKVVVRPMPVMKEGDAKSVGMGGTGTVITNQAENPKLAKDFLRYAKLSREGNLEIWKQLGFDPVRSQIWDDPEFQVSNQYTEYFGRDLYQTLNSVKDDIRSPRFGPLTPRINTAINTQLLFNVLREKSQGPKEALHQVADEMRGLNR, encoded by the coding sequence ATGGCAAAATCGCTCGGAACTTGGTCTGCCATCGTTTTGATCATCGCCTTGTTTTGGGCTGGTTTGACGGAATCGGCTCCCGCTGACCCTCAGACAGTGAACGGGAAGACCCGACTCATGCTGTGGACTTTTGTGGAGCAGCATGGACAGTTTTATCAAGAGATGGCCAAACGCTGGAATCAGAGACATCCCGATCGACAGATTGCTCTTGAAGTGGAAAATGTACCCGATCTGCACAACAAGTTGCAACTCTCTTTATACACCGGGGTGGCGGCACCGGACATCGCAGATATTGAGGTGAACTCCTTTCCTAATTTTTTGAGGGGGGAGCCCCAACTGATTCCTTTAAACGACTTGGTTGAACCGGTGAAAAGTCAATTTGTCGAGTCCCGCTTCGACATTTACAGCAAGGAGGGAACATACTACGGACTTCCATTCCATGTGGGGGCCACGGTGATGTATTACAACCGGGAGATCTTGGAGCAGGCTGGTGTCGATGCCGATGAAATTGACACATGGGATGACTTTATCGAGGCTGGGAAAAGAGTGAAGAAGGCGACGGGGAAATGGATGATCACAATCGATACATCGGAACAATGGACCTATCATCCGTTGGTGATTCAACGGGGGTCAGACTTTCTCGACGAACATGGAAATGTGATGCTTGATGATCCAATTCAGCAACAAACATTGCAATTCCTGTACGACTTGATTTATAAACATCAAATTGCAAGGCCGGCTCCCGGGGGAAATCATCATGCGGAGGAATATTACGGGTTTATGAACAAAGGAGGGGCTGCCGCCGTACAGATGCCCCTGTGGTATATGACACGCTTCACTGACTATATGCCGGATTTAAAAGGGAAGGTGGTGGTTCGTCCGATGCCGGTCATGAAGGAAGGGGATGCCAAATCGGTGGGCATGGGCGGTACAGGTACGGTGATTACCAACCAGGCTGAAAACCCGAAATTGGCTAAAGACTTTTTGAGATACGCCAAGCTTTCACGGGAAGGAAACCTCGAGATATGGAAACAGTTGGGCTTCGATCCGGTGCGTTCCCAAATCTGGGATGATCCAGAGTTTCAAGTGTCCAACCAATACACAGAATATTTCGGCCGCGATCTTTACCAAACATTGAACTCAGTCAAAGATGATATCCGTTCTCCCCGTTTTGGGCCACTTACACCGAGGATCAACACGGCGATCAACACACAGCTTTTGTTCAACGTTTTAAGAGAGAAAAGCCAGGGTCCAAAAGAGGCTTTGCATCAAGTGGCGGACGAAATGAGAGGTTTGAACCGATGA
- a CDS encoding carbohydrate ABC transporter permease has translation MIPSPQQRWSVRRGNIKHLLFSQKSVPYLFIVPFLISFVLFFLYPIAKSILMSFQEILPGERNFVGWDNYARLLNEHFYTALYNTVLYTIWTLIILIPVPLVLAVILNSKLTFARNFFKSALFIPSLTSTIVAGVIFRLMFGEQDSSLVNSILLQLGWSPVQWTQNAYTAMFLMVTIAAWKWIGINILYFMAALQSIPRDLYEAAAIDGAGSWTRFTRITLPLVKPIMIYVITISIIGGFRMFEESYVFWGTASPGDIGLTLAVYLYQQGFEYFDLGFGATIGLIMLIITLIFNLVQWKYFGLFKKEED, from the coding sequence ATGATTCCATCACCACAACAGCGATGGAGTGTCCGACGGGGAAACATCAAACATCTCCTCTTCTCTCAGAAGAGTGTTCCTTATTTGTTTATCGTCCCTTTCTTGATTTCTTTTGTTTTGTTTTTTCTCTACCCGATCGCAAAATCGATTTTAATGAGCTTTCAGGAGATCTTGCCGGGAGAAAGGAATTTTGTCGGGTGGGACAATTACGCCCGGTTATTGAATGAGCATTTTTACACAGCTCTTTACAATACTGTTCTTTATACGATTTGGACACTGATCATCTTGATTCCGGTTCCACTGGTCCTTGCGGTGATTCTGAATTCCAAATTGACTTTTGCCCGCAATTTCTTTAAATCGGCTCTGTTTATCCCATCTCTCACTTCAACCATCGTCGCAGGGGTCATCTTTCGTTTGATGTTCGGTGAACAAGACAGCTCGCTGGTCAATTCGATCCTTCTCCAGTTGGGATGGTCGCCCGTGCAGTGGACACAAAACGCATACACAGCGATGTTTTTAATGGTTACCATAGCCGCTTGGAAATGGATCGGGATCAATATTCTTTACTTTATGGCCGCCTTGCAGAGTATTCCCAGGGATCTGTATGAAGCTGCCGCGATTGACGGGGCCGGATCTTGGACCCGGTTTACACGGATCACACTCCCCCTTGTCAAGCCAATCATGATATATGTGATCACGATCAGCATCATCGGTGGATTTCGCATGTTTGAAGAGAGCTATGTATTCTGGGGAACTGCATCCCCCGGTGATATCGGCCTCACTCTTGCCGTCTACCTGTATCAGCAAGGATTTGAATACTTTGACCTCGGGTTTGGGGCAACCATTGGTTTAATCATGCTAATCATCACCCTCATCTTTAATCTCGTACAGTGGAAATACTTTGGGCTGTTTAAAAAGGAGGAGGATTAG
- a CDS encoding carbohydrate ABC transporter permease translates to MDNLLSPGVKRLFQISMFFLLCVSGFLALFPFYALFLASLKPVTELLRSGLNLKVQPELLSWDNYSYLFSEAARKYLVWYKNSVLITLFTTMITLFFSSMVGYALAIYSFRGKNIVLSLILIVLMVPVEILMLPLFEQTITLGLIDTYWGVILPFAVSPFAVFFFRQYALSLPKELLDAARIDGCSEFGIFIRIMAPLMTPAFAAMGILTALNAWNNFLWPLVVLRSEEMFTLPIGLYGLLTPYGNNYNILISGAVLTILPIMILFLFFQRFFISGMTLGGVKE, encoded by the coding sequence ATGGATAACCTGCTTTCTCCAGGTGTGAAAAGGCTGTTCCAAATCAGTATGTTTTTTCTGTTGTGTGTTTCCGGGTTCTTGGCCCTCTTCCCCTTTTACGCTTTGTTCCTGGCTTCTTTGAAGCCGGTGACTGAACTGTTGCGTTCCGGACTCAATTTAAAGGTTCAACCGGAACTGCTGAGTTGGGACAATTACAGCTACCTTTTCAGTGAAGCGGCCCGCAAATACTTGGTTTGGTACAAAAACAGTGTGTTGATTACCCTGTTTACCACTATGATCACCTTGTTCTTTTCTTCGATGGTTGGCTATGCACTGGCGATTTACTCATTCCGCGGAAAAAATATCGTGCTCAGTCTGATCCTGATTGTGCTGATGGTTCCCGTGGAGATTCTGATGTTGCCGTTGTTTGAACAGACGATCACACTCGGATTGATCGATACTTACTGGGGAGTGATTCTCCCCTTTGCGGTGTCCCCCTTTGCTGTCTTCTTTTTTCGACAGTATGCCCTCAGTCTTCCTAAAGAACTGCTGGATGCGGCCCGGATTGACGGTTGCTCCGAGTTCGGGATCTTCATTCGGATCATGGCTCCTTTGATGACACCGGCTTTTGCGGCGATGGGAATCCTCACCGCCTTAAATGCGTGGAACAATTTTTTGTGGCCGCTGGTCGTCCTGCGAAGCGAAGAGATGTTTACACTGCCGATTGGATTGTACGGCCTGCTCACACCCTACGGAAACAACTATAATATCCTGATTTCCGGGGCGGTGTTGACGATCTTGCCGATCATGATCCTGTTCCTCTTTTTCCAGCGTTTCTTTATTTCGGGGATGACGCTCGGAGGGGTTAAAGAGTGA
- a CDS encoding sn-glycerol-1-phosphate dehydrogenase encodes MFSRFSREPIKEISVTVERSALKKVAPYLIRRGYEYPCLIMDEMTEAAAGEKLAVDLETSGLQPVRCLVEAKGNGDVIADESTLIRTLLCVPRESDGLVAVGAGTIHDITRLIADRMNLPFISVPTAASVDGFASQGAPIILDGVKQTVQTCAPEAIFADTDVLQSAPQAMIAAGIGDMVGKYTSLIDWQISRLIADEPYDVEGAARTSRALERCIQCHQSIVDRTDAGIEILMKSLIESGKVMMQVGHSRPASGAEHHLSHYWEMDFLRKGKPQVLHGEKVGVATVLIAGLYRNLSHVDLLSALSDDDSISEERKIRLQTRWHDIQALWKKIPSPGDIAALLSAVGGPTRPQDIGIDSDLVFRSLHEAHLLRDRYTGLKLAFDLQLLPETTADLASVMI; translated from the coding sequence ATGTTTTCCCGATTTTCACGGGAGCCGATAAAAGAGATCTCTGTCACGGTTGAGCGCTCTGCCCTCAAAAAAGTGGCCCCCTATCTGATCCGGAGAGGTTATGAGTATCCCTGCTTGATTATGGATGAAATGACGGAGGCGGCAGCCGGAGAAAAGTTGGCGGTTGATCTGGAGACCTCGGGACTCCAACCGGTCCGGTGTTTGGTGGAAGCCAAAGGTAACGGGGATGTGATTGCCGACGAGTCCACCTTGATTCGGACGCTTTTATGTGTGCCAAGGGAATCCGACGGGCTTGTAGCTGTCGGCGCGGGAACGATTCATGATATCACCCGTTTGATCGCTGATCGAATGAACCTTCCCTTTATCTCCGTACCGACAGCTGCATCAGTTGACGGTTTTGCATCCCAAGGTGCACCGATCATCCTCGATGGAGTCAAACAAACTGTCCAAACCTGTGCGCCGGAAGCCATCTTTGCTGATACAGACGTGTTGCAAAGCGCTCCCCAAGCGATGATTGCAGCCGGAATTGGTGATATGGTGGGGAAATACACCTCCCTGATCGATTGGCAAATATCCCGGCTGATCGCTGATGAACCTTACGATGTCGAAGGAGCTGCCCGAACTTCCCGGGCACTGGAGCGGTGCATCCAGTGCCATCAGTCGATTGTAGATCGAACTGATGCTGGAATTGAAATCTTGATGAAATCCCTGATCGAATCAGGAAAGGTAATGATGCAAGTGGGCCATTCCCGGCCGGCTTCGGGGGCGGAACATCACCTTTCTCACTACTGGGAGATGGATTTTTTGCGAAAAGGGAAACCCCAAGTGCTCCATGGAGAAAAGGTGGGGGTTGCCACGGTGTTGATTGCCGGCCTGTATCGAAATCTGTCCCACGTTGATCTTTTATCGGCCTTGTCTGATGACGATTCTATAAGTGAGGAACGGAAGATCCGCCTTCAAACCCGTTGGCACGATATACAAGCTTTGTGGAAAAAGATTCCCTCTCCTGGGGACATAGCGGCTCTCTTAAGTGCGGTGGGTGGACCGACAAGACCTCAAGATATCGGAATCGACTCCGACCTGGTCTTCCGCTCCCTTCATGAGGCGCATCTTCTTCGTGATCGTTACACGGGTTTGAAACTGGCTTTTGATCTTCAGCTCCTGCCTGAAACGACAGCAGACTTGGCGAGTGTGATGATTTAG
- the msrA gene encoding peptide-methionine (S)-S-oxide reductase MsrA, translating into MARATFGAGCFWGVEEFFRQMKGVTSTAVGYMGGTTENPTYEDVCTDRTGHAEVVDLEYDPSQITYEELLRVFWENHNPTTLNRQGPDIGTQYRSVIFYHSPEQKEAAEKSKQELAASGKWKDPVVTQIVPAAPFYRAEEYHQRYLQKRGQSSCHL; encoded by the coding sequence ATGGCACGTGCCACATTTGGAGCGGGATGTTTTTGGGGCGTGGAGGAGTTCTTTCGCCAGATGAAAGGTGTCACCTCCACGGCTGTCGGATATATGGGGGGGACCACGGAGAACCCCACTTATGAGGACGTCTGCACTGACCGAACAGGTCACGCTGAAGTGGTGGATCTGGAGTATGACCCTTCGCAGATCACCTATGAGGAACTGCTCCGGGTGTTTTGGGAGAACCATAACCCGACCACCCTCAACCGGCAGGGTCCGGATATCGGTACCCAGTACCGTTCTGTGATCTTTTATCATTCGCCGGAACAAAAGGAAGCAGCGGAAAAATCCAAACAGGAGCTGGCAGCCTCAGGTAAATGGAAAGATCCTGTGGTGACTCAGATCGTACCGGCGGCCCCCTTTTACCGTGCGGAAGAATATCATCAACGCTATCTGCAGAAGCGGGGGCAATCTTCCTGTCACCTGTGA
- a CDS encoding pyruvate oxidase codes for MMGKTAGDALMDVLVEWGVEVIFGMPGDSINRLMEPLRKHPKLRFIQVRHEEAGALAASAYAKLTGKPGVCMAIAGPGAIHLLNGLYDAKLDHAPVLAITGQVETDLMGTDFFQEVNLDRLFDDVTVYNQRAMSAEQLPVIAIQALRMAMTHRGVAHLNIPDDIPAFKVERHVRGNSSIFVPSRTIPRESDLEKAASLLSNPGKTVILAGRGAHDAREELITFARKLKAPIVLTLPGKGTIPDDHPYCLGGLGLLGTKPAYHAMREAETLVMIGTSFPFIGFLPHHARTIHIDSNPAQIGKRTPVDVGLAGDALYTLQQLNGRLSERQEDEFLHRHQQGMKDWLEEMKVQGEADRTPLRPQTVPVALQEVIADDAVISCDVGNVTVWMARNFLVRNQKFIISSWLATLGCGLPGAIAGKLAFPDKQVVAVVGDGGFAMTMADFVTAVKYNLPIVVIVLNNSKIAMIKFEQEVMGNAEFATDLTNPNFARYAEDCGGIGIRVESRDELKTALQRAFETKKPVILDVLVDPDEAPMPAQVTFSQAKNYAVHLLKEWLEERKDEQATT; via the coding sequence GTGATGGGGAAGACAGCAGGTGATGCCTTGATGGATGTCTTGGTGGAGTGGGGGGTGGAGGTGATCTTCGGCATGCCGGGGGATTCCATCAACCGGCTGATGGAACCCCTGCGCAAGCATCCGAAACTCCGCTTTATCCAGGTCCGGCACGAAGAGGCCGGGGCGCTGGCCGCGTCCGCCTATGCCAAATTGACCGGCAAGCCCGGAGTCTGTATGGCTATTGCCGGTCCCGGGGCGATCCATCTGTTGAACGGATTGTACGATGCCAAACTGGATCATGCCCCGGTGTTGGCGATCACCGGCCAGGTGGAGACCGACCTGATGGGTACGGATTTTTTCCAGGAGGTGAACTTGGACAGACTCTTTGACGATGTGACCGTCTACAATCAGCGGGCCATGTCCGCCGAGCAACTGCCCGTCATCGCCATCCAGGCCCTCCGGATGGCGATGACCCACCGGGGAGTTGCCCATCTGAATATCCCCGATGACATCCCCGCCTTCAAAGTGGAGCGCCATGTGCGGGGGAACAGTTCCATCTTCGTCCCTTCCCGGACCATCCCCCGGGAGTCTGATTTGGAAAAAGCCGCTTCCCTTCTGTCCAATCCGGGGAAAACGGTGATCCTGGCCGGTCGGGGAGCCCACGACGCCCGGGAGGAACTGATCACCTTCGCCCGGAAATTGAAAGCACCGATCGTGCTGACCTTGCCCGGAAAAGGGACGATCCCCGACGATCATCCTTATTGCCTCGGCGGATTGGGGCTTCTCGGCACCAAACCGGCCTATCACGCGATGCGGGAAGCGGAAACCCTGGTGATGATCGGCACCTCCTTCCCCTTTATCGGATTTCTGCCCCACCATGCCCGAACCATCCACATCGACTCCAATCCGGCCCAGATCGGGAAGCGCACTCCGGTGGATGTCGGACTGGCGGGAGATGCCCTTTACACCCTTCAGCAGTTGAACGGGCGCCTGTCCGAAAGACAGGAGGATGAATTTTTGCACCGTCATCAACAAGGGATGAAAGATTGGTTGGAGGAGATGAAAGTGCAGGGTGAGGCCGACCGGACTCCCCTCCGTCCGCAAACGGTTCCGGTCGCTCTGCAGGAAGTGATCGCCGATGATGCCGTCATTTCCTGCGATGTGGGAAATGTCACCGTCTGGATGGCGCGCAACTTCCTCGTCCGCAACCAGAAATTCATCATCTCAAGCTGGCTGGCCACCCTGGGTTGCGGACTGCCCGGCGCCATTGCGGGTAAACTGGCTTTCCCGGACAAACAGGTGGTCGCCGTGGTCGGGGATGGGGGATTCGCCATGACCATGGCCGATTTTGTCACGGCGGTGAAGTACAACCTGCCCATCGTGGTGATCGTGTTGAACAACTCCAAAATCGCCATGATCAAATTTGAGCAGGAAGTGATGGGCAACGCCGAGTTTGCAACAGATCTCACCAACCCCAACTTTGCCCGCTACGCGGAAGATTGCGGCGGAATCGGCATCCGGGTCGAATCCCGGGACGAACTGAAAACCGCCCTCCAGCGAGCTTTTGAAACCAAGAAACCGGTGATTCTCGATGTACTCGTCGACCCCGATGAAGCACCGATGCCGGCCCAAGTCACCTTCAGCCAGGCAAAAAATTATGCGGTCCATCTGTTGAAGGAATGGTTGGAGGAGCGGAAAGACGAACAGGCAACCACATAG
- a CDS encoding YeeE/YedE family protein produces the protein MIPLSMQTPAQPLGTKRPLSAAAPALPSPRLGTLAIAVAAIGGLGAVINGTQGLKQCLLFTIGLLLGYTLYHARFGFTSAFRQLLSVGQGAGLRAHMLMLAVASTLFALIFSSGFGFFGVHPQPSVSPLSLSLLVGAFLFGIGMQLGGGCASGTLFAVGGGSTPVLITLVAFIAGSVLGAWHWGFWTHEVPSLPPVSLAETTGLGYGGAWVLQMALFAAIAGITILISRKRRPPIIKPIPAAKGWRRLLRGSWPLWAAAVGLAVLNALTLTIKGEPWGITSAFALWGSKFLQGIGVDVTHWAYWSGERGTALNKPVTADATSVMNFGIILGAMTAAAAAGTYAIRKVRGRIALASVIGGLMMGYGARLAYGCNIGAFFSGIASFSLHGWVWIGMALLGTAVGLPLRRLFGMKNPKPDDSVC, from the coding sequence ATGATTCCTTTGTCCATGCAAACTCCTGCCCAACCCTTGGGCACCAAGAGGCCGCTGTCCGCCGCCGCACCTGCCCTTCCCTCCCCTCGGCTCGGGACACTGGCCATCGCTGTTGCCGCCATCGGCGGGCTGGGTGCGGTCATCAACGGTACCCAGGGGCTGAAACAGTGCCTCCTGTTCACCATCGGACTGCTGCTGGGATACACGTTGTATCATGCCCGGTTCGGGTTCACCTCGGCTTTTCGTCAGCTTCTCTCCGTCGGACAGGGAGCCGGCCTGCGCGCCCATATGCTGATGCTGGCCGTCGCCTCCACTTTGTTTGCCTTGATCTTCTCCTCCGGATTCGGCTTCTTTGGGGTGCACCCCCAGCCTTCCGTCTCCCCCCTCAGTCTCAGCCTGCTCGTCGGAGCCTTTCTGTTTGGGATCGGAATGCAGTTGGGCGGGGGCTGCGCTTCAGGGACCTTGTTCGCTGTGGGCGGCGGAAGCACTCCCGTCTTGATCACCCTTGTCGCCTTTATCGCCGGATCGGTGCTGGGCGCCTGGCATTGGGGCTTCTGGACCCACGAAGTCCCATCCCTGCCTCCGGTCTCCCTGGCGGAAACCACCGGCCTCGGCTATGGTGGCGCCTGGGTTTTACAGATGGCGCTCTTCGCCGCCATCGCCGGGATCACCATCCTTATCAGCCGGAAGAGACGCCCGCCGATCATCAAGCCGATCCCCGCCGCCAAGGGGTGGAGGCGGTTGCTTCGGGGCTCCTGGCCCTTGTGGGCGGCGGCGGTTGGGTTGGCGGTGTTGAATGCTCTCACCCTGACGATCAAAGGAGAACCCTGGGGGATCACCTCCGCCTTTGCCTTGTGGGGTTCCAAGTTCCTCCAGGGGATCGGGGTGGACGTCACCCATTGGGCCTACTGGTCCGGGGAGAGGGGCACCGCCTTGAACAAACCCGTCACTGCCGATGCCACCAGTGTCATGAACTTCGGCATCATCCTGGGCGCCATGACCGCGGCCGCCGCCGCCGGGACCTATGCCATCCGCAAGGTCCGCGGACGGATCGCTCTCGCCTCGGTGATCGGAGGGCTGATGATGGGTTACGGTGCCCGGCTCGCCTACGGATGCAATATCGGGGCTTTCTTCAGCGGCATCGCCTCCTTCAGTCTCCATGGCTGGGTCTGGATCGGGATGGCCCTGCTGGGAACCGCCGTCGGCCTTCCCCTGCGCAGGCTCTTCGGCATGAAGAATCCCAAGCCTGATGATTCCGTCTGTTAA